TAATTTTTCTTTTTTTGTGTGGCGCCTCGATTCTGTTTGGTGACAAACATTTTATTGAAACGCGAACCCGCTCTTTGTTCCATTTTTTCCTTCGGGAAAGGATTTCCGCTTCGTTCGGCACTTCGTCACACTCAGCGTAAATGGTGTAGGGACAAATAACAAGCAAGTTGCTTATATTATAAACAAAATATATATTCTTAGAACGACTCGTTTGTTTTTTAAAATGATTGTTAGGTGAGATTGCTTAGAATTCGACTTGCCGATCTAAAAAAAATAGTCACCATCTCATAGAATCAGGTCCATTTCAGTCTTTCAAAAAAATGGAATAGAATTCGAGGGTAGGGATGTCGGTTCAAAAAAGTCTATTGGATATTTTGTGGGTACTTGTCTGTTCGGGTCTTGTGTTGATGATGCAAGGAGGGTTTTTGGTATTGGAGTCTGGATTGACTCGAGCAAAAAACTCAATCAACGTTGCGATAAAAAACATAGCAGATTTCGGTGTTGCAACTCTTCTATTTTATCTTTTCGGATTTGGAATCATGTTTGGGTCATCCTTTTATGGCTTGTTAGGTACTGATTTATTTTTGCCTAACTTTCCTAAGGACAATGCCTGGCCTCCCACTTTCTTTTTGTTCCAGTTGATGTTTTGCGGAACAGCATCGACGATTGTTTCTGGTGCTGTTGCAGAACGTTTGAAGTTTCCATCCTATTTACTCGCCACTGCTCTTATCTCCGGTATCATCTATCCAATTGTTGGGCATTGGGTTTGGGGTGGGACATTTACAGAAACATCCAAAGGTTGGTTGGAACAATTAGGGTTTCATGACTTTGCTGGATCCACTCAAGTACATAGTGTGGGTGGTTGGGTTTCTTTAGCTCTCCTTCTTGTAGTGGGTCCAAGGCTTGGAAGATTCAAAGACGGTGAACCTTCCAAAGCTGTGACAGGAAGTAATCTCCCTTTGGCAATGTTAGGTGGAATAATTCTTTGGTTTGGGTGGATGGGATTTAATGGCGGAAGCACACTGGCTTTTAACGGATCTGTCCCAATCGTAATTTTAAATACCATTATAGCCTCAGGTTTTTCGATGATGGTGGCTTTGTTTTTGACTTGGTTTGTAAAAGGATATCCAGAGGCTATTTCTCCACTTAACGGATCTTTGGCGGGGCTTGTTTCCATCACAGCCAGTGCCGATTGTGTAGAACCAGCTCAAGCTGCGTTGATTGGTATGATAGCTGGAGCACTTACGATTCCTGCTGAAAAATTACTCGAAAAATGGAAAATTGACGATGCAGTTGGTGCGGTTCCTGTTCATCTTGTTGGTGGGCTTTGGGGAACTTTTGCAGTGGGAATTTTTGGAGATTTAGAAAAGTTAGGTGCAACAAGTGGAAGAGGGGATTTTTTACTCATCCAAGTTTTGGGTGCATTTGTGATTGGTTTATTTGCTTTTTGTGTTTCCTATTTTATTTTCAAAAGTATCAATCGATTTTACCATCTAAGAGTGGATGAAACAGAAGAAAGGATGGGTTTAAATATTTCTGAACACAAAGCCACAACAGAACTCATTGATCTTTTTTTATCAATGGATTACCAACATAAAACGGGAGATTTAACTCTTGATGTTCCTGTAGAACCTTTTACTGAAGTGGGCCAAATTGCAGAGAGATATAACCTAGTTCTTGGCAAAGTTCGATCCACTCTAAAAGAAAATGAAGACTCACGAATTGAAATTGCAAATGCATATGAAAAGGTACGAAATGAACAAGAGCGAGCCGAAAAACTTCTGTTAAATGTTTTACCAAAGTCAATTGCAGAAGAGTTAAAAGAAAAACAAGGATTAATTGCCAACAGTTATCCAGAGGTGTCTGTTCTATTCGCAGATATTGTCGGTTTTACTCAAATTTCTTCAGGAATGAAACCGGAAGCAGTGGTTCGCATTTTAAATGAAATTTTTTCTTATTTTGATGTCCTCGCGGAAAAGTATCGTTTGGAAAAAATCAAAACCATTGGAGATGCTTATATGGCAGTAGCCGGTTTACCTGCGCCTGATCAATTCCATTCTTTACTTGCGACTCATATGGCCTGGGATATGAAATCTCTTCTTTCAAGGTTGCGGCTTGGAAAAAGTGGAACCAAACTTAGTATGAGGATTGGAATTAACACTGGTCCGGTAGTTGCTGGTGTGATTGGGACCAAAAAATTTATTTATGATATTTGGGGTGATGCGGTCAATCTTGCTTCCCGGATGGAGTCACATGGTCTACCAAACGAAATCCAAATTACGGAATCTACGGCAGATCTAATCCGATCCGATTTTGAATTGGAAGAAAGAGGTGAAATTGAAGTCAAGGGAAAAGGAAAAATCAAAACCTTCCTCGTCAAACAAAGGATACGTGAACCAGAAGTCAGTTTGCCTTATTTTCAGTTTGCAACATAGTTTACTCTGTTTCGCAAAATCGGACTTCAGTGGATCTTAAATGACCGAAGAAGAGTGAGGGAACAAACCCAAAATTTTCTTTGAATGTTCTTGTGAAGTGTGCCGAATCTGAGAAACCAGCGGCATGCGCTACTTCCGTGAGGCTGATACCATTTTTTAAAAGATAACTGGCTTTTAATAGTTTCACCCACAAAAGATATCTTCTCAGTGGGATGCCCATTGATTCTTTAAATAAACGTACGAGTCTATCATCGGATATTGAAAATTCTTTTCCAATTTCTTTCATTCGAATTGTATTAGGTAACTCAGTTCGAACTTTATGGGCAATCCTTAGTATCCTTTCATCTATTTTTTTAGGTAATACTTCAAAAGGGAAAATAGATCTTAATAACTCTTGTTGTAATTCCCATGCTTGTTCGTTGGAAAGATTCCCATAATACAAGTCCCAAAGTTTGGATTTTAATGGAACGAAAGGGGAAATCTCAAATTCTTTAACAAATCCGTTTTTTGTGCGATCTGCAATGGAACCATACTCGTAAGTTTCAGGATCAATGATCAACGCAATCATTTCTACTCCAGGCGCTACCGTTCTATGAAAAGTATTTGGTCCAACGAGAGCCACTCGGTAATCACCTGAGTTAGTTTCTGTTTCAATATGGATTTTTTTTTCAAGAGAAATGGAGATAGCCAAAGTTGCTGCATAATGTTCGTGGAAATCTGTCTGCATTGCATTCGTTGCATACATAACCCGACTATTCCAGAGATACATAATCCCAGTTTGATCTAAATCCATAAAAGGGTTCCCTATGCCAAATCAACGTAAATGGGATCTAGCAGGAATGTAGGATTGAATTAGATTTTTAAAATGCAATGTAAATTTTTTTTCGGGGTCAAAGAATTTGATAAAAAGAACAATGTACTAAATGGGATCCTTTTTTTCCTTTTTGGAAAGCGAGTCAAGCCATATAAAGATTCCGGGTGGGACGAGAAACCCTGCAAACATCAAATAAGCGTGCATTAAATGTGCATAAGGTTCTGATAATGTAGCTGCAAACTTCATTGGGGAAAGCCAAGGAGAGAGTTGGGATGCTAATAGACAAAGGAAAATAATTTGCCATTTTAAATTATTTCGATAGGTCGTCGACTTTTGCCATGCATAAATTAGCAAGATACCACTAAAGAAAATTTCTCCAACCCAAGCCCAAATCCCCATTTTACCCCATAGTCCTAATCCGAAATGAAGATGAGAATTTGGGTAAAGAGCCAGATCTGAATTATGCATAGGCCAATCGATAAGGAAGTGGGAAAAGGCAGCAAGAAATGCGATCAATGCAATTTTTTTATCTTTAAGAAATGAAGCACCCCAAAGAAAAGACCATACCAACGCCATTGTTAGTGAATGATCCCAATCAATATAATCTAAATTATAAAATAAATACGGTAATGCTTCTAAGTTGGGGCTCACTCGACTAATACCAATTAAGATAAAGAATGCATTTAAAATATCAAGGAAACAAACACCAATGAATATAGGTAAGGTGGGAACTTTTGGTTCTTTTGCCTTGATGGCAACTGCTACTGCGAAATGTCCAAAATACATTTAGTTTATATTTCCTAAAATAAAATCAATTTATCCAATGATATATCATTGATTGATAGATTGCTTGAATGATTTCGGCATTTAGTTTTTTTTAAGTTTTTTGGGAGTCATCCCGAATTCATTCAAGCCACCTCAAAACCTATATGTTATTCTGATCATCTACTCTACTGTTTCTATAAAAAATAGAATAATGGAAAGGAAATTTAATGAGAAGAATTGTCACTCGAAAGAAAGGTGGCTTGGAAGTATTGAAGATTGAAGAGGTGCGAGACCTATTACCTACTTCAGGTGAAGTTCGAATTGCAGTAAAGGCAGCGGGAATTAACTTCGCAGATGTCATGATTCGTATGGGTTCCTATCCAAATCCACCAGTATACCCATGCACGGTTGGATATGAAGTATCTGGGATAATTGATAAAGTTTCATCTGACGTTGATTCGTCTTGGTTAGGTAAAGAAGTTGTGGCGATTACAAAATTTAATGGTCAAGCAGAACAGGTAAATGTTCCGATCGACCAAGTCTACGAAAAACCACCTAATATGTCTTTCGAACAAGGTGCCGCTTTTTTGGTAAATTACATTACTGCATATCAAATACTGATCGCTATGGGGGGATTACAATCCAACGAATCAGTGTTAATACACAATGTAGGTGGTGGTGTGGGACTTGCAGCATTAGAAATTGCGAAACACATAGGTGCAAAAACTTTTGGTACTGCAAGTGGTCACAAACATGCTTTTTTAACAAAGCAGGGATTAGATCATGCCATCGACTACACAAAACAGAACTGGAAAGAAGAAGTAATGAAGCTTACAGGTGGTCGCGGTCTAGATTTTGTAATGGATCCAATTGGTGGGAAAAATTTGAAATTGAGTTTTTTATCTTTAAGCAGCACAGGTAGAGTTGCTCTATTTGGGCTTTCATCTGCTGCTGTACCTGGTATTAGAGGGAAATTTGAAAAGTTAAAAATGTTAATTCAAACACCAGTTTTTCATGCAATCCAACTATTAGTTTCTAATAAAGGAATATTTGGTGTGAATACTTCTAGGTTATGGCATGAGAAGAAAAAAATAAATCACTGGGTTGAAGCATTAGTTAATGGTCAGAAAGAGGGTTGGATCAATCCTTATGTAGATAGAATATTTACTTTTGATCAAATTGCAGAAGCTCATCAATACATTGAATCAAGAAAAAATATCGGCAAAGTCGTATTAGTCCCATAAACTTTCATTAAATAAGAAGGAATCAAATGATTAACAAATATTATATTTTTGGAGTCGTCACAATTTTTGTAGTATTGTCTTGGCTGTTGACAACTCCCCCAAGTTATAATGAAGTCTCAAAAGCTCGTTTGGTAGAAGAAATGCCTATGGAGTTGAAAAATGCCGACATAGGTGATCTAATTTCCACAGACATTGTAGACTTAGGAAAAGAAATACCTGGCCATGATGAAATCATTGGGATTCCAGGAACCAATAAAGTTTTAGTGAGTGCAAGAGATGAATGGATTTGGTTAGTCGATCTTGATACAAATACTGCTGAAAAATTTGCAGAATCTCCAGTTTCACCTACTGGTGCTACCTTGGTCCCAGGGAAAAAAGATCAACTTTATTTCTGTATGGCTCGACTTGATTATAATAAATATCAAAAAAATCCTGGTTTGTATGTATTGGATCTCAATTCTAAAAAATTCGAGGAAATTGTTACGCGCGTCCCTATAACAGGGAATATGCGAGAGGACGGATTGGAAATTCCAAATCAAAAATCTGAAGATCAGGTTGTCGTATATTCGAATCCACTTAAAAATACAAAAGTTTCTGATTTATATGGAGAGGGCAGCCGACCTTTGCAATTTTGTAATGATTTAGCTGTCTCTAAAGATGGACGTCATGTTTATATCACAGAGCCTTTCAGTCATCCGAAAGCTTCCTCAGGACTTGGTGCATTTGCTGAAGGGATCACCTTGGCTCACAATGGTCGTGTTTGGCGATATGATACAGAGAAAAAAACAATCGGTCTAGTCATAGAGAACATTGTATTCGCCGATGGAATATTAATCGAATACAATAAAAATGGTGAAGAAGAAAGTTTACTCATTAGCGAAACTGTCAATTTCCGAATGGGTCGCGCTTCTTTGTTTGGGCCAAACCAAGGAAAATATACAGTTTTATGGGATAATCTTCCCGGTTTACCAGATGGTCTTGATAGAGATAAGGATGGAAGAGTTTTGGTTGCTCTTATCAAAGACCGAACAGGTCTAATGAATTGGCTGCATAGAAATCCTTGGATCAAACCTTTGATACTTCGTATCCCACCTACCTGGTTACCAAAATCAAAAGGAACAGGGATTCTTGTTTTGTCACCTGATGCTAGTGAGGTGATAGCATATAGCCACCATAATGGAACTAAAATTTTAGATGTTTCTGTGGTAGCTCCTGTAGGTGATAAATTTTTTCTCCCTAGTTTTTATAAAGATAATACAGGAATTCACTATATACCAATGAATTCTCTTTTATTAAAATCAAAAGATAAAATTTTGAGTCGGGACAAATAATGAAAAAAACTTTATCCGTTTTTGGGGTTTTACTCGCAGGTATTTTGATTTGGTCAATAGGATCTGATTCAAAAAGCAATTATAGAAAATTAGATAATTCTGATTTTCTATATGCGACTGTGATAATGAATAGCAAAAATCCAGAAAAACTTTTTTTGTTTTACCAAAACACTTTTGGTGCAATCCTTTTAGAAAATGTAACTGATTGGAATCTAACAGAAAATAAAGAAGTGTATACGTTACGTACTTCTGGATATGCAGAAGAAGGACCCAGTCTAACTATTTTTAAATCCAAACAAACAAAGCCGGATGTTTCTTTCGCTAATGATTTAGGGTATGCTCATATTTGTTTTGAAAGTGATAATGTTCCTGGTCTGATTAAAAGGATTCGAAGTAACGGCGGTAAAATCATTAGTACATTTGATGATTTGGAAAAAGTCCCGGCTGTGTATGCAGCTGATCCAGATGGAAATATTTTTGAGGTTCATTTGCCTTTCCCAACCCCTGTGACTCCGAAAACCATTTATAGAACCTTAAATTCACTGATAAGAACCAATTTAAAATTATCACCTCCAGAAAACGATTCAATTCGGTTTCTACATGTTAATATTAACTCGAAAGATTGGGTGAAAACCATTGAGTTCTATAACCAAGTTTTAAACACACAGACTACAGGCTTTGAAAGAGATTACAGTGGCGATTTTATCAAAAACCTAACAGGAGTCAATGGTGCTATTGTAAAAGGAAAACATGTTGTTTTGCCAGGATATAGCGACGGTGGACCAACTTTTGAGGTGTTTACTTACAATGAGTCATCATCAAAAAAAATTCCTAATCAATTTGATCTTGGACGTGTGGCCACAGGGTTCTATGTTCAAAATCTTAACAATGCGTTGGAAATGTTTACAAAAGCCGGAGGTTCTATTCTGAACCAAAAAAATAACGAATGGGCCCTCCTTAAAGATTTGGATGGGAACTTAATAGTGTACGTAGAACGAAAAACAATTAAAAGAGACTAACTAATGTTATACAAAATACCAAAAAAAATGAAGGCCCTAAAACAAATAGGACCTTTACCAGAAGAGTTCCTTTCTAATCCGAATGAGATCAAAAAGTGTTTAGAACTAATTGAGGTGGATGTTCCAAAGCCAGGACCTGGACAAGTACTCGTAAAGGTAAATCGGGGCTCCATGAACCCTAATGATTTATACCACATCCGTGGAGTTTACAGCTCCACTTTAAACTACCCTTATCCACGTGGGGTTGGATTCGAAGGTGCTGGAGTTGTGGTTGCGAGTGGTGGCGGAATCATTGGTCGACTTAGATTGGGGAAACGTGTTTCGCTTTATAATAAAAATGGAATGTTTGCCGAATATGTGTTAGCTGATGCATTGAAGCTGATAGTTCTTCCTGATGATGTTCATTTCCAAGATGCTGCATCATCAGTTGCAAATCCAATTACTGGTGTAGGAATGGCAAAGTGGGCAAAGGCATCTGGTTCTAAATATTTTTTTATCACAGCTGCGGCAGGTGCAGTCGCACGGATGACAATGCGAGTGGCTCATAGTTATGGGTTAAAGAGTATCGCAATTGTTCGCAGAGAGGAACAGATTCAGCTATGTAAAGAAGAGGGTGCTTCTTATGTTTTAAATCAATCAGATCCAAATTTTGAGGAGAATCTTACTGCTTTATGTAAAGAAGTAAATTGTACTTATGGATTTGATTGTATTGGTGGAGAAATGCCACTTACTCTAATTCGTGCGTTACCACAAGGTTCTACACTTTGTATGTATGGGTATTTTAATACAGGGCCTATGTCATTCCAACCGCAAAAATTATTTAACGGATGGAAAATCGCATTCTTTGAAACAGAATATTACGTCAATTCATTGTCACTTCTTTCCCGATTTCTATTATCTAGAGAGGTAATCAATAATGTAAATGGAATGTTTAGGCCAAAAGTTCATAAACAATTTAAATTGGAAAATGCCTTCGAAGCCTATGCCTATTATAGCAACCATATGACTGATGGCAAAATCCAAATTGTTGTTGGAGAAGAAAACTAGTCGTCAATCTTCGTGACACGAAAATCAAAGTCCAAATGTTTTTCGGAAAATGAAATCCTTCCATTTTGTAGGAAGCAATTTCATTAAAAGATAATCGCGCCACCAATTCTGATGGATATCATAACGGTGACTTGGATTCTTCAATGTAGTAGCCCGAATGATTGTATCGGCGACTTTTTCCACAGGTATCCCGTGACGAAATGAATTTTCTGCTTTCGCTAGAAAACGAAGAAGTGGCTCTTCGTAAACTTTGAGTGAAGGTTTTCTCTTTAGATCATTTTGAATTTTTGTTGCCATCGGTGTATTGATCATTGCAGGCGCAACGACAATTACCTTGATCCCCAAACAATAAAATTCAAGGCGCATTGCGGTTGATAATGCCTCTACTCCAAATTTACTCGCCGAATAAACTCCATTAAAGGGAAGAGTTCGTGAACCTCCTTGTGAACTAATATTCACGATTCGTCCTTTGCCTTTTACCAAGAGTGGCAGTACTGACCTACACATATTATGAATACCTATGAGGTTTACATTGATTACATTTTGAAAGTCTGTTGAAGTCATATCGTTAAGAGGACCGTTCGTGACAATGCCGGCAATATTCATTAGTGCACTGAGTCCTTCTCCTTTCAAGAGGTGCTCCAATTTCGATGCAGCGGAGACAGTGTTTGATTCATTGCGAACATCGACAATGATCGGGAAGAATCTTTCACCGAATTTTTTTTGCAAAGTTTTGGCTTCTTTTTCATCTAAGGCAGTTCCAAAAACTCTATTGTTTTTGTTTTGAATCAATCGTTCTACTACAGCAAAACCAAGCCCCGAACCAGCACCTGTTACCAAAATATTTCTCGAATTTTTATTCAATTTCATTGTTCCTTTTGAAAGAATCATATCCGAAAAAAAACATAGATGCTTGAATGATTTCGGTGCATTCCAATAATATACTTCTGGTTTGAGAGACTAACCAGACTCTATTGCCTTTGGCATTATTTCACTTTTTCCCACCATTTAGGGCATTGGGTCTCTGGATGACTGAGATCCAATGCCTCACCGATCATGGGTGTGACTACGTTAATATTTTGATGTATCCCCAAGGAATGAATTCGTTTAAGAGGTTCATCCCATTCATGTAATGCCATTGTGAACTTTGAAGAATGAACCGGGATCAAATACTGGGTTTGTAGATCTTTTGCTGTTTGTATCACTTCCTCTGGAAATGAATGTACGTTTTTCCAAATTTTTCTATATTGCCCATTTTCTAAAATTGCAATTGTAAATGGCCCATATTTTTTCCCATACTCTGAAAAATGCGGACCATAACCTCCATCACCACTGATGTAGATTTTAAGTTTTTCAGAAAGAATTACATAGGAAGTCCATAAGGTTTGATTTTGAAAAATACTACGACCTGAGGAATGTTTTGTAGGTGTCAAAATCAATTTGTCATCATTGGCAAGGATCACTTCATCGAACCAATCTTTTTCGGAAATAACACTTTCAGTAAATCCTAATTCTCTAAAATAATCACCAATGCCAAGCGGTACGACTACATTTCTAATCTTGTCTTTCAATTTTGATATAGTTTTTAAATCGAGATGATCATAATGGTCATGAGTAATCAGCAAATAATCAATGTCTGGAAAATCATCCACAGCGTAAACATCAGTTCCGGGATAAGCAAGGTTACTAAAACTTACAGGAGATGCATATCCACTAAACGCAGGGTCAATTAAAATTGTCTGACCATTTAATTGTAAAAGAAATGAAGAATGACCAAACCATACGTATAGATCCTTATCTTTTGGTAAGTTTTTTAAGTTAGTTTTGATGGTTGGTATGGGGCCACTAGGTTCTCGTACAAACTGCCTACTGATCAAATAGTCATAGACAATGCCGAGTAAACTTGCTCCCTCAGCCATAGTTTTGGAACCATCAAGATTATGAAACGCACCATCCTTATAATTCGGAGAATCCCACCTTTTTTTAGTGACTTCATTAGAAATTAATGCGAAGTTAATCATTGCAATCGAAGTTATTAGAAAACAGTAAAACTTAAAATTCCTTTTCAGATGCATCATCATATCTGTAGTGAATCCATCATTATTTCTGATTAGAAAAACTAATACAAATGATAGACGGTCTTCCCCCCTCAATCGCATAAGACGGAAGGTTAGAACTACTATTACATATCTTTCCTTCTTCAGTAAAAGCAATGTCTCTCATCCAGGTAACACGAGTAGGGAGGGGATATGCCAGAAATTTTTCTGTTTGAGGATTAAATCGAAACAATCTATCGGATGTATTGGATGTAATCCAAACCTCTCCTGTTTTTGGATGGACATTCAGTGCGTATGGTGCTTCCCATTCACCGGGTGCTAATGTAGGCATTTTATAAATATCGAATTTTTCAGTTTCTGTATTAAACTTCATCACTGCCCCATGATCAAATGCGGGGATCCAAAGTATTCCTCTTGCATCAAATCTCGGACGTCGTGGTCCACTTAATGGAACATCGATCTCCTTAATTTGAAGAGTCATTGGATCAATTCTACCGATTTTGTTTGCTAATAACTTTGCATACCAAATGCTTCCATCAATCGGATGTACGTCGATTCCATATGGGAGATTCATTACATCTTTTCCATGACTTGCCCAGCGGTGCGGAGAAATAACGATGGGAAGATTTTTCCCTGGCCAACTGGCGAAAAATTTCATCGCAAATGGTATTGTTGATTCCATCAACCATCGGATAAAACCATTTTTTGGTAAGTTTATGACCGTAAAACTTTGATTTTGTGGATCAAAACGAACTACGCTATTGGATATTGCTTGGGTAAACCAAATTATCCCTTTTTGATCAATTCGAATTGTATGTGGATAAAGTGCATCTCCTGGTACTTTAAACAGTTTATGTTCTTTTGAATGTATATTAAAAGAGGAGAGATAACCAGACAGTGCATTGGTAATCCAATAATTACCAAACTTGTCTTCTGCTAGACTATGTGGGCCATGTTTTCCATTATAAACACCAATTGGCAATTGAAGTGCAGAAAAATTACCGCCAATCGGTAAACCATCAACATCAGGTAACGGATATTTATTTACCATTCCCGTTTGAGGTGATATTTCCCAAATTACGTCATGCCCTTCATCTGCGGCATAAAACATTCCATCACTCCCAATTTCGGCATCATGCGGGAAGGAAACACCATCTCCAAAAAACCATTCTTCTATTTTCGTATATGCAAAACTATCGTTGTACTCATAAGATTGAATGTTTTTGACTATTTCTCCTTTAAAGCCCTTTTCAAACGTATTGGCGACTTCTTTCTTTTCCCGGTCGTTTAATAGAGCCATATACCCGATCATTCTATCAATGGTTGATTCCCACTCCAATTTAGGACGTGGTCTTCTCGTTAATGCATTTCCAATTTGGTGACAATAATTACATTGGCTTATAAAACTTGCTTTTACGTCAGCAGAAGAAAATTCAAGCTGAGAAGAATGGGCTGATGCAGTCAAACTATCAGAGCTTTCACGAGGAGATTTAAGGTTTTCTAACTTAATGTTCTTTTGAATGGTTTTAGATTTTTCTAAATTGCCTAACTCTAAAGTATAATCATTGTAGAATTGAGATCTGACTCTTAGTTTTAATTGCCCTGGGTATTGAAAATTAAGATTGAACTCGCCATTCGATCCACTATAGACTGTTGTTTGCATATTCTGTGTGGATACGCTGACCATTGCCCCAGATACAATGACTCCTTCTTTGTTTTTAACGATACCTTTGATAGTTGTTGCATCTAACAATGATACGAAGACATTGTTAAGAATAATAACGAAAAAGATGATTTTATTTTTTGAATACATATTGCCCTTATTTTATCTCCGCAGCCAGTAATCTTTCGTCTAAGTCTTTAACCGATTGTTTGTTTTGGATGATCCCGAGATAGAACGTTACGATACCTGCAATTACACAGGAAAACGATGCTGTAATGAGTGCAATTTTATAAG
This region of Leptospira mtsangambouensis genomic DNA includes:
- a CDS encoding MBL fold metallo-hydrolase, with product MINFALISNEVTKKRWDSPNYKDGAFHNLDGSKTMAEGASLLGIVYDYLISRQFVREPSGPIPTIKTNLKNLPKDKDLYVWFGHSSFLLQLNGQTILIDPAFSGYASPVSFSNLAYPGTDVYAVDDFPDIDYLLITHDHYDHLDLKTISKLKDKIRNVVVPLGIGDYFRELGFTESVISEKDWFDEVILANDDKLILTPTKHSSGRSIFQNQTLWTSYVILSEKLKIYISGDGGYGPHFSEYGKKYGPFTIAILENGQYRKIWKNVHSFPEEVIQTAKDLQTQYLIPVHSSKFTMALHEWDEPLKRIHSLGIHQNINVVTPMIGEALDLSHPETQCPKWWEKVK
- a CDS encoding carboxypeptidase regulatory-like domain-containing protein, which encodes MYSKNKIIFFVIILNNVFVSLLDATTIKGIVKNKEGVIVSGAMVSVSTQNMQTTVYSGSNGEFNLNFQYPGQLKLRVRSQFYNDYTLELGNLEKSKTIQKNIKLENLKSPRESSDSLTASAHSSQLEFSSADVKASFISQCNYCHQIGNALTRRPRPKLEWESTIDRMIGYMALLNDREKKEVANTFEKGFKGEIVKNIQSYEYNDSFAYTKIEEWFFGDGVSFPHDAEIGSDGMFYAADEGHDVIWEISPQTGMVNKYPLPDVDGLPIGGNFSALQLPIGVYNGKHGPHSLAEDKFGNYWITNALSGYLSSFNIHSKEHKLFKVPGDALYPHTIRIDQKGIIWFTQAISNSVVRFDPQNQSFTVINLPKNGFIRWLMESTIPFAMKFFASWPGKNLPIVISPHRWASHGKDVMNLPYGIDVHPIDGSIWYAKLLANKIGRIDPMTLQIKEIDVPLSGPRRPRFDARGILWIPAFDHGAVMKFNTETEKFDIYKMPTLAPGEWEAPYALNVHPKTGEVWITSNTSDRLFRFNPQTEKFLAYPLPTRVTWMRDIAFTEEGKICNSSSNLPSYAIEGGRPSIICISFSNQK